Part of the Rhodopirellula islandica genome is shown below.
TGACCGCGGCCGGTTCGACTGACAGTGACGGAACGATTGCCAGCTACGCCTGGGATCTCGACGGCGACGGCGAGTATGACGATGCCACGGGCGTGACCACGGCATTTGCAGCGACCGCCGCAGGAACATTCACCGTCGGCGTGCAAGTCACGGACGATGAAGGGGCGACGGGAGTTGATACCACGACCGTGACCGTTTCAGTGGTCCCGGCCACCCCCGGTTTGGTCGTCAACCAATCCGCCGGATCGACGGTGGTCAATGAAAATGGAACCAGTGACAGTGTGACCGTTTCTTTGGCCAGCCAGCCAACGGACGATGTCACCGTGACCATTTCCAGTGGTGACACGGGCGAAATTTCAGTGGGCACCGCTGCACTGACTTTCACCCCTGACAATTGGAATGTTGATCAGACGTTCGTCGTCACGGGAGTGGCCGACGGGATCGTTGATGGTGATCAAACGGTCGACGTGACGCTCACGGTGTCCAGTCAAGATGCAGATTACGCTGCGATTTCAGATTCTGAAATTGTTGCAACCAATCAGGACACGGACACCACACCGGACATCCCAGCTCAGATCATCACGCCGGACTTTGTTGTTCGTCCGCATCTGATCTCCGCGGGCAGTGTGCAGACCGCGATTCTGTTTGTCGCCCATGCCACGGGAACGATGACAGTTGTGCCCATCGGCACCGCGTCGGTGGGAGAAAGCATCCGCATTCTCGATGGCGACGTTCAGCAGGTCAGTCAGTTTGTGAACGGTGCCGCTCAAGCCACGGTGAACGCGGGTGGGCTGTATGCGATCATCTTTGAAGCCCATTCCAGCGACCGGATGTACTCCGTTGGTTCGACTGCCGGAACAGACGCTTTCTCGTTGACCGCAACAAACAACTTCTTGCAACCCACCGACACCAACGGTGATAGCCAGACCACGGCCTTGGATGCATTGGTGGTCGTCAATCGACTGAATGAAATGTCGGATGCAGCGGGAGAGCCTGTGTCGGATCCATCTTGGGTGGACGTCAACGCAGACGGTGCGGTCACGGCTTTGGATGCGTTGATCGTGATCAACCAGTTGAATCGAAGTCAGGATCCTGGATCGGACTCCACACCCGCCGGCGAGTCGCTCGAGGCATGGGATTTGGCTGCTCCGGTGCAAGTCTTCTCATTGCCAAGTGCTAATGAGGACAGGACTGAATCAGAAGAGTTGGGGATCGATGCTTCAGTGTCGGAAGTCGCCTCCTCCAACACTTCATTGAATGGTGGTCTCTTGCATCAAGATTTGGTGGATCAAGCGTTTTGCGATGCGTTCATCGATGGAGTGGATGACGATTCCGACGATTCGCACACCGATCTGCAACTCTTGACCGACGACGGGTTCGATCTGAGTTGGCTATGATTGGTGGCGGCACCTGGGAACCATCGGCGGTCTGTTGATTAGTCCGCCTGGTTGAGTTGGTCGATCCATGCAGCGTGCTGCTTTTTGATCGCTTCCATGGCTGGATCGCCCGCGAGGTTGTGCCATTCATTGGGATCGTTGTCGTGATCGTAAAGCTCTTCCGATCCATCGATGTAGCGAATGTAACGCCAACGTTGTGAGCGAACCGTGTGGTTGCCGGCTTTGGTGGAGGTGAGTGCGGGGCGGTCCCAGGCGGCTTTTGGATTATCTAGCAGGTGCTGGAAACTCAAGCCTTGCAGATCGCTTGGCGGGGACAGGTTGCAGAGGTCAGCCAGGGTCGGGTAAATGTCGATCAGTCCCACGGTTCGTTCACTGACGCTGCCGTTGCCGGCCGCGTTGGGAGTTCGCACGATCAACAAACTGCGGGTGGATTCTTCCCAGGGCATCCATTTGCGCCAGTGATGTTTTTCTCCCAGATGCCAACCGTGATCGGAGCACAGGACCACGATTGTGTTGTCGGCGTGAGGGCTGTTGTCCAGATGCGTCAGCACTTGTCCGATGCAGTCGTCCACCAAGGCAACGCAGGCATGGTAGGCGTGAACCAACTCTCGTCGGTAGGTTGGGCTGTACTGGCGGACGGCTTCTTCCGCGATCAGTTTGCTGCGATCGAGCACCCACCGACGACCGATTTCTGGGACATCATCCAGGTCGTTTTCAAGTATCTCCGGCAAGGTCAGGCTGTCTCGATCGAACTGATCGAAGTATCGCTTCGGGGCCGTCATCGGTGTGTGAGGTTTGTAGAAACCCAGCGATAGAAAAAACGGTTGGTCGTGTTGTTCGTTGAGTTTCTCAATTCCCCAAGCCGCGATTTGCTCGTCCGGCATGCCGCCTTCTTCAATGTCCAGCGCGGCCCAGGCCAAGGAGTCTTGGGCGTCTTTGCCGAATCGTTCGGCAAATTGTCGACCGTTTGGTGGTTCCGGTCCCCAGCGAAGAGTCTTGGGGCCGATCTCATCCCAGTAGGCCTTCTTGCCGTGATCGTTGTGATAGATCTTGCCCATGCACATCGTTCGATACCCATGCTCGCCAAACCAAACGGGCATGTGTTTCGCTTGGCGATACGCTTCATTGGCTGACTTGGATGAGTTGTTGTAGATGCCAGTTTTGGAGGCATACATGCCGGTCATGAACGAGGCTCGTGACGCATAACACAGAGCCACCTGGCAATGGGCGTTGTTGAACAAGACGCTTTGTTGTGCCAACCGATCCAGGTTCGGTGTCTGGGCATCCGGGTTGCCACCCAAGCAGCCGACCCAGTCGTTCAAATCATCGACGGTGATGAACAACACGTTGGGTTTGGTCAGGTTGCTTTGCTCCGAGATCGCGGGCATCTCGCCCGGTTCTGGAATGGGAAGCTCACGCATCGCGGCCGAGTAACGTTCTCCCAGTAGCAATTGACTGGGGGCATCGAAGTGAGTGCCAGGATCCCACGTCTGGGTGCCTTCGGACGAAACCAGCCCGACGGTGGAGTCGCCGGCGGCGACCGCTTGAATCGCGGCGCGGACGCTGTCACGTTTGCCGTTGTCAAAGACCTCACCGACAACGACCGGCAGTTCGGGAACGCCTACGTCTTCTCGAATGCGAACGATCAGTTCTTCCAGCCGGCGTTGATAGACCTCGGTGCTGGACTTGGAGTCCGACTCGCCTTGGTGCCAAAGCATTCCGCGAATGGCGAACGAATCGCCTCGTTGGACCAGTTCTTTGGTCGCCATGCGGATGGTTTCGATGAAATCGCGATACCGTTGTCCCTGGCTGCTGGGATCCCCCTGCACACCGGGTTTCCAATCAACTCGCAAACTGCTGCCGCCCTTGGAACCTTTGATCAACGCCAGTTTGCGATCCGGGTTGGCCTGCAGCATGGATCGTGCGAACCCGATTTCAGGTCCAAACTTTGGTGAAGGAAGCTCGCCTTTGTACCCCGGTGGCATGCTGAAACCGGGAGCGAGCGGTTGCCAACCTTCGCTGGAGTGAGGCACATTGCGGTAGAAAAGGATGGCGTCTTCGAATGGCTGTTGCTGTTCTTCAGTCAGCTTGCTCGCAAGTCCCCGCCCATCCATGTTGGACTGGCCGGCGAGAAGATAGACGTCGTATTCCTCCGCTGCACTGACGGCGTGAAATGCGATCAGGGTGCAAGCCAACATGACGCCACGGATCGCGGGTGCAAGAGTTTGGGTCATCTCGGATTCTTTCAGTTTGGATTTCACGCGAACCTCCGTCCGCAGACAGAGGTCGGGTCGAGAGAGCAAAGTTGGGTGGTGGTTGGGAGCAGGAGTCAATCCACAGGCCAGGTGCCGGATGGCCGCGATTCAGTATCGATAGTCCGCCCCATCGCGACTCCGCTGGCAGCTCGCATCCAGGAGCTCAAGCTCTTTGCGAAGTCGTTCGGCTTGTTCTGGCTGTTCGGCGGACAAATCCTTTTTCTCAAACGGGTCTTTGGCGAGATCGTACAAACGCACGCGACCGTTTTTCTTCGCTTCTCGAAGCAGTTTCCAGTCGTCTGAGATGATCGCTTGGCCATCGATGCCTTGGTGCAATCTGCGATAGCCAAAGAACAGGCTCCGGTCTCGAGCCTTGGTTTCGCCGCGAATCACCGGCATCAAGTCGATGCCATCGATGGGGCGGTTGGCTTTGGTTGCCATCGAATCACCGACGATCGACGCCACCGTCGGTAGGAAATCCACCGTGCTGCATCGGACGTCGGTGGAAGTGCCCGCCGGAATCGTCCCGGGCCACTCGACACAGGCGGGAACCAGCAGGCCGCCTTCGTACATGGTGTGCTTGTGACCTTTGAAGGGTCCCGCTGAGGCGACCTTCCTCTTCGTCAAACCATCGGAGGGGCCATTGTCACTGCAGAAGAAGACCACCGTGTTCTTCTCGATGCCAAGCTCACGGAGTTTGGTTCGCAAGCGTCCGATTTGCTGGTCCATCGCTGTGATGCAGCCGTAGTAGTTCTTTCGTTTGCTGCCGGCTTGGGGGTACAGCTTTTGAAACTCGTCGCCAGCGACCACCGGTTCGTGAGGTGCGTGGAACCAGACCGTTGCTAGAAAGGGTTGGGATTGGTTGGCTTCAATGAACGGGATCACACGATCCATGATGACGCGACTGTCGTCACCCGACAAATTCTCCTTGGCTTCGACGCCGTTGTGAACGTAGGGAAAGCCACCTTTCCACGGTTCACCCGGCTTGTTGCCCCAACTGTCCCAGTCGTCGGGTGTGACGGTTGGGTTCCACGTCGGCACCGCACTCGTGGTGGCGAAGTACTCATCGAAACCATGATGGGAGGGAGGGGAGTAGAAACCTCTTGTGCCGACTTCATCGGGCTTCACCCAGCCGATGTGCCACTTGCCGAACATGCCAGTTGCGTACTCTCTTTTCTTGAGCATCTCAGCAATCGTGATTTCGCCCACTCGCATGCCGCCGGTGTGAGCCGCCAGAATGCCAAAGCGAAATGGGTAGCGACCGGTGAGGCAGCTGCCGCGTGTCGGTGAACAAAGGGGGGCGGCAGCGTAAAAACGGTCGAATCGAACTCCCGCCGCGGCCATCGCATCGAGGTGGGGCGTCTGCACAACCTCGTTGCCGTTGAAGCCGACATCGCCCCAGCCTTGATCGTCGCTCATCAACAAAATGATGTTGGGCGACGTGCTGTCATCGGAAAACGCAAGCGAGGTCGACAGCGGAACTGCGAGAAGAAACGCAACGAGGGCGCGGATGAGCGATGGGGATTTCATTGCCGACTTCGGGGGATGCAGAGGAGGAAATGAAAAAAAGGTAGGCCGTATGTTAGTCCCCCGCCCGTGTCCACGCAGGGGTGGCGAAGGACGTTGCGGCGGAATAGCGGTGGGGAATCACTCGCCATCGGGTCGGGACTTCAGTGAACGCATCCAGGAACTCATCGCCCTGGTCGCCGCCGTGCTTTGCTTTCAATGTCGGTTGAAGGATAATCCTCGGGTCTTGCGTTTCGTTGACCATCGAATGATTGCTTGCTGAGTCGCTATGTTTCGTGTGCTGTCCGCTGTTTTGCCGTGCTGGCTGATCCTCGCTTCCACAGCGGTGGTCGCCGAAGTGGAAACCTCCCAGCGAACGGCTTTGCGGCTGTCCGGCATGTTTGGTGACCGCATGGTGTTTCAGCAAGAAACCAACGCACCGGTTTGGGGAACGGTTGATCCGAACGCGATTGTTGCGGTGACCCCATCGTGGTCCGATCAAACCGTTCAATGCCAAGCAGACTCCGATGGGAAATGGCAGGTCAGGATCAAGACTCCCAAGGCGGGAGGGCCATTCCAGGTTCACGTGAGCAGTGGCGAGACGACGATCCAGTTGACCGATGTTTTGGTGGGGGAGGTTTGGATCTGTTCCGGTCAGTCGAACATGCAGTGGAAGATGCGTGGCTTCGGTGTGGATCATTTCAAAGAGGACGTGGTCCAAGCCAAGTACCCGCAAATTCGCTTTTGCGATGTGCCTCAGATCTTGGCACTGGAAGGACAAGACGACGTCCGAGCGAAGTGGACCACCTGCAGCCCACAAACCGTTCTCAACTTCAGTGCGGTAGGTTACTTCTTTGGCTCGCGACTGCACCAGGAATTGGACGTGCCGATCGGGTTGATCTCGAGCAACTGGGGTGGTTCCTCCGCTGAGGCTTGGGTGAGCCCCGAAGTTTTGAAAGAAGACTTCCCTGAGTTCAACCAACCGTTCGCGATCCATGCGAAATTGGCGGATGAGGTTGGCATCACATTCCCACGCGGTCAAAAGGCTCCGCGAGGGTTGAATCAACTGAACCCAAGCGTGCTGTACAACAGCATGGTCCAGCCGCTGATCCCATTTTCTTTTCGCGGTGTGATCTGGTACCAGGGCGAATCCAACGTCAAGCAACCCGAGCAATACCGAACTCTGTTCCCAGCCCTGATTCGCGACTGGCGAAGTCGTTGGGGGACTGGCGATTTTCCGTTTTACTTTGTGCAAATCGCTCCCTTTGCGTACAAGCAGGAACCGATCAGTGCGGCCTTTCTACGGGAGGCACAAACGATGGCGTTGTCGGAACCCAACACGGGGATGGTGGTCACGATGGACATTGGTGATCCAACCAATATCCACCCAAAGAACAAGAAACCTGTGGGCGAACGATTGGCTGGGCTGGCTCTTTCCCGTGACTACGGTCGTCAAGACATCGTGGATTCAGGACCGCTCTTTCAAAGTCACGAGGTCGAAGGGGCATCCATTCGTCTGCACTTCCAGCATGTTGGCGGTGGGCTGACCACATCCGATGGCAAGTCACTGAGTCATTTTATCATTGCTGGAGCCGATCAAACGTTCGTCGCCGCCGACGCTAAGATCGACGGGGACACGATCGTCGGGCACAGCGACGCGGTCACTGAACCCGTTGCCGTGCGATACGCCTGGGGCAGTGGCGACACGCCCAATTTGTCTAACCAAGATGGCCTGCCTGCATCCTCGTTTCGAACCGATGATTGGCCAATCGTTCCAGAAAAACCGTGATCATGAGAACTACGAACATGAATGAGACTCGAACGATGCGTTTGTGGGTGGGGTTGCTGTTGGCGTCTTGCTTGAACGCCTGCTTGATTCCAACCACGACAGCGGATCAACCGCACATCCTGTTCATCATGGCGGATGACATGGGATGGAAGGAT
Proteins encoded:
- a CDS encoding sialate O-acetylesterase, with the translated sequence MFRVLSAVLPCWLILASTAVVAEVETSQRTALRLSGMFGDRMVFQQETNAPVWGTVDPNAIVAVTPSWSDQTVQCQADSDGKWQVRIKTPKAGGPFQVHVSSGETTIQLTDVLVGEVWICSGQSNMQWKMRGFGVDHFKEDVVQAKYPQIRFCDVPQILALEGQDDVRAKWTTCSPQTVLNFSAVGYFFGSRLHQELDVPIGLISSNWGGSSAEAWVSPEVLKEDFPEFNQPFAIHAKLADEVGITFPRGQKAPRGLNQLNPSVLYNSMVQPLIPFSFRGVIWYQGESNVKQPEQYRTLFPALIRDWRSRWGTGDFPFYFVQIAPFAYKQEPISAAFLREAQTMALSEPNTGMVVTMDIGDPTNIHPKNKKPVGERLAGLALSRDYGRQDIVDSGPLFQSHEVEGASIRLHFQHVGGGLTTSDGKSLSHFIIAGADQTFVAADAKIDGDTIVGHSDAVTEPVAVRYAWGSGDTPNLSNQDGLPASSFRTDDWPIVPEKP
- a CDS encoding sulfatase-like hydrolase/transferase — encoded protein: MKSPSLIRALVAFLLAVPLSTSLAFSDDSTSPNIILLMSDDQGWGDVGFNGNEVVQTPHLDAMAAAGVRFDRFYAAAPLCSPTRGSCLTGRYPFRFGILAAHTGGMRVGEITIAEMLKKREYATGMFGKWHIGWVKPDEVGTRGFYSPPSHHGFDEYFATTSAVPTWNPTVTPDDWDSWGNKPGEPWKGGFPYVHNGVEAKENLSGDDSRVIMDRVIPFIEANQSQPFLATVWFHAPHEPVVAGDEFQKLYPQAGSKRKNYYGCITAMDQQIGRLRTKLRELGIEKNTVVFFCSDNGPSDGLTKRKVASAGPFKGHKHTMYEGGLLVPACVEWPGTIPAGTSTDVRCSTVDFLPTVASIVGDSMATKANRPIDGIDLMPVIRGETKARDRSLFFGYRRLHQGIDGQAIISDDWKLLREAKKNGRVRLYDLAKDPFEKKDLSAEQPEQAERLRKELELLDASCQRSRDGADYRY
- a CDS encoding sulfatase-like hydrolase/transferase; amino-acid sequence: MKSKLKESEMTQTLAPAIRGVMLACTLIAFHAVSAAEEYDVYLLAGQSNMDGRGLASKLTEEQQQPFEDAILFYRNVPHSSEGWQPLAPGFSMPPGYKGELPSPKFGPEIGFARSMLQANPDRKLALIKGSKGGSSLRVDWKPGVQGDPSSQGQRYRDFIETIRMATKELVQRGDSFAIRGMLWHQGESDSKSSTEVYQRRLEELIVRIREDVGVPELPVVVGEVFDNGKRDSVRAAIQAVAAGDSTVGLVSSEGTQTWDPGTHFDAPSQLLLGERYSAAMRELPIPEPGEMPAISEQSNLTKPNVLFITVDDLNDWVGCLGGNPDAQTPNLDRLAQQSVLFNNAHCQVALCYASRASFMTGMYASKTGIYNNSSKSANEAYRQAKHMPVWFGEHGYRTMCMGKIYHNDHGKKAYWDEIGPKTLRWGPEPPNGRQFAERFGKDAQDSLAWAALDIEEGGMPDEQIAAWGIEKLNEQHDQPFFLSLGFYKPHTPMTAPKRYFDQFDRDSLTLPEILENDLDDVPEIGRRWVLDRSKLIAEEAVRQYSPTYRRELVHAYHACVALVDDCIGQVLTHLDNSPHADNTIVVLCSDHGWHLGEKHHWRKWMPWEESTRSLLIVRTPNAAGNGSVSERTVGLIDIYPTLADLCNLSPPSDLQGLSFQHLLDNPKAAWDRPALTSTKAGNHTVRSQRWRYIRYIDGSEELYDHDNDPNEWHNLAGDPAMEAIKKQHAAWIDQLNQAD
- a CDS encoding dockerin type I domain-containing protein; the encoded protein is TAAGSTDSDGTIASYAWDLDGDGEYDDATGVTTAFAATAAGTFTVGVQVTDDEGATGVDTTTVTVSVVPATPGLVVNQSAGSTVVNENGTSDSVTVSLASQPTDDVTVTISSGDTGEISVGTAALTFTPDNWNVDQTFVVTGVADGIVDGDQTVDVTLTVSSQDADYAAISDSEIVATNQDTDTTPDIPAQIITPDFVVRPHLISAGSVQTAILFVAHATGTMTVVPIGTASVGESIRILDGDVQQVSQFVNGAAQATVNAGGLYAIIFEAHSSDRMYSVGSTAGTDAFSLTATNNFLQPTDTNGDSQTTALDALVVVNRLNEMSDAAGEPVSDPSWVDVNADGAVTALDALIVINQLNRSQDPGSDSTPAGESLEAWDLAAPVQVFSLPSANEDRTESEELGIDASVSEVASSNTSLNGGLLHQDLVDQAFCDAFIDGVDDDSDDSHTDLQLLTDDGFDLSWL